GAACTTCCTCGCCTATTCGCTGCAACGGCTCGGCACCGACTACATCGACATTTACCGGCCGGCGCGCCTTGATCCCAATGTTCCCATCGAGGAGACGATCGGCGGCATCGCCGAGATGGTGAAGGCCGGGTACATCAGGCATATCGGCCTGTCCGAGGTCGGCTCTGATACGATCCGCCGGGCGCACGCCGTGCATCCGATCGTCGATCTCCAGATCGAATATTCGCTTGTAGCGCGCGGCGTCGAGCGCGACATCTTGAAGACATGCGGTGAGCTCGGCATCGGCATCACCGCCTATGGCGTGCTGTCGCGCGGCCTGATCAGCGGCCATTGGACGAAGGACAGCGGCAAGGTCGGCAAGGACTACCGGCTGATGACGCCGCGCTTCCAGGGCGCAAACCTCGACGCCAATCTCGCGCTCATCGACTCGCTGCGTGCGATCGCCAATGACGTCGGTGCAACGCCGGCACAGGTCGCGATCGCCTGGGTGGCGGCGCAAGGCCAGGAGATCGTGCCGCTGGTCGGCGCCCGCACCCGCAGCCGTCTCACCGAAGCGCTCGGCGCAACCAAGGTTGCGCTGACGCAGGCTCATCTTGCGGCGCTGGCAAAAGCCTTCCCGCCCGATGTCGCCTCGGGCACGCGCTACGCAGCCGAGCAGATGGCGCATCTGGACAGCGAGAAGCCGGCTACCGCGTAGCGGCTACAATCAAGTGCGATGGGCGCTGAGGTCAGTCATGACCGGCCCATCGCCGTTAAGCGGATTGGCCGGATCGCGCGCGTAGCGCAGCGTCTCGAAGCGCATCGCGCG
The DNA window shown above is from Bradyrhizobium sp. CB1650 and carries:
- a CDS encoding aldo/keto reductase, which produces MEQRKLGSTGPTVSALGLGCMGMSEIYGPADRGESIATVHAALDAGITLLDTGDFYAMGHNEMLVREALKDRPRDRVQISVKFGALRGPAGEFAGMDCRPAAIKNFLAYSLQRLGTDYIDIYRPARLDPNVPIEETIGGIAEMVKAGYIRHIGLSEVGSDTIRRAHAVHPIVDLQIEYSLVARGVERDILKTCGELGIGITAYGVLSRGLISGHWTKDSGKVGKDYRLMTPRFQGANLDANLALIDSLRAIANDVGATPAQVAIAWVAAQGQEIVPLVGARTRSRLTEALGATKVALTQAHLAALAKAFPPDVASGTRYAAEQMAHLDSEKPATA